The genomic segment gCCTTTCAATAGGTTTAACGTGATTTGCATGTTTGCCAAGATAACCTAGGCTGCCCTAGTTTACAGGTTTGGTggagtgcttttttttttttcaattgaacttgattttttttatcgtctatgtttttctcatatagttaaaaaattagtttaagagaAAATCcatgttattgaattttataaagtcCATGAACTTGTTTACAGGTTTGacaagtttaacttttttttttctttcattcaatttcttttcttcgaTTTTATCCTTAGATAttggattaattgagaattcaatttcataattagtttcattttgttttttacgaGGTTATtgcaatcttaaaaaaaaatatcggtATTgggttgatatttgattttgcgatcatttatttttgttatcatatatttaaataaaaaataatttttgaaaaaaaacaaattataattttagtagAGTCTATAACCCAATTTACAAGTTTGACAAGTTTACCCACCGATtgtatatgctttttttttttgtcctttaatttttaattgattcttttttcaatttcattctttaatattagattggttgTGAAATAAACtgtacaatttatttttgtttacttgctatagtgttttcactatctcaaataaatgtttattgtatagttggtgtttaattttgtgagcatatatttttatcatataatacaataaaaaaagttatcagATCCAATAGAGTCCATGACTCGAGTCGCGGGGTTACTAGATTCGATCTAATCTGTcgttgtcttaatatttttttaaaaagttatcatcttgaaatttttctaaaactaagttttgtttttattggtcATTCAAGTTACTTTTAAACCTATAAAATCAATCGATTTAAGTTGGACCAGATCCCATAcgatttaattagaaatattttttttatattttaaattttttatttcaattcacaCACAAGCCAAGAAACTAATTATTTACTAAATCTAATCAACTTATTTGACCCGGTAaatatgatttattaaaaaataaaaaaaagtctaacttgtattaaaaataaattttaaaaaataaaaaaactattttattatatttctaaattaaaaataactagtaCAACCGTCTATAACAATTCATTGGTAATTAAGGTGGTAATCTCTTAATTTATTCATCCCTTGTTGGGAAATGGGTGCGTCTCCACTATCCACTCCTTGGatgtcgtcgtcgtcgtcgtctttTCACTTGGCTTTGAAGAAAACTTCAAGTTGAAAGAGCCTTTAAAAGTCTCCACAAGAAAGAAACTTTCTTAACAAAAAGTTTTACCTTCTtgcattaaaaaagaagagcTTTTATAAGTGAAGAGATTGTCTTGATTGAATTTCtttgtagaaaacaaaaaactatagtTGCTTGTCTTTGTGAGAGATCTTAGGACACCATGGCATCTCAGGAACACTTGGACAAGATGCAGTTACGACAGAACTATAGAAATCTCTGGCACACTGATTTAATGGGCACCATTCAAGCTGATGCCCCATgtaagaatttattattttaccaaTGTTTGTTATGTAAAAAGTTGTAAactttgtgtttggtttttggGGTTTGATGTTGACTTTTGTTTGTGTGTGTAATGTGCAGATTGCTGCTTGGCTTGTTGGTGGTGAGTGCTCTTTGATCTAgttatttatttgctttgaaATGTAAATCTGATTGTTTTGTGGGTTCTTAACTTGGTATAACATGGCGTTGACTCTGATAGAGTGTCATGGCTTTGTTCAAATTTGGGcgatttagattaatttttattctttggcAGAAAAGATTTATCCAATAGTTGTGTTTTTTTGCTAGTCGTGCTGTACTTCAGCCTACCATTCATGGCTTTTCCCTTGAGAAGTGAGGAAATATGGTTGAAGGAGATCACTCTTTGGAACTCCTTCACTGTTTTGAAGAATTGAATTCACTCTTATACTCATTCTCCTTTGGTAACTCAAGTTATTGTTCCCTTTTTCAATAAGTTTTCGGATTTTAATAAATTGGCACGGATTGCCTGGAATTTGATTGTCCACATCGCATCATTCCAACTTCTTTGAAATGAATAGTGTTTGCGAAATACATTAACTCATTAGATGGTGCCTTCCAACATGTCCAGGAATTGTACTTCCTAACAGTATAGCTCAATATATGAGGCTTGAATTCATTTCGATTGAAAATTACTatcccttttattttgattcatacCCACATTCTGTATCCTTCTTTCATTCTTCCCTTTGTGttggttttcttttatgtaCCAGAGATTCCTTCTTCGTGGACATATCAAATTAGCATCAAAATGCATTTTCAAGATTGAAATGTCAAAACTAACTTGCTTTGCTCTGTTCTTTTGAATTCCTTCAAAAGCGTTGTTTGAAATTCACTTCTTGCTCTTTCCTGATTTGCAGAAAAGcaaattaattgttttgaagtactttttttctcaaaaatatcGAGCTTGAAAAGTGCTGTTCTATAATAAcacctatgttttttttttttcatgatatatttatgAATTGTTATATAAccatttaatttgtgttttatttgtcaTATTATGCatagattttttcttaaatcatgAAGCACCCAATTCTCCTCCTTTCTTTTGTAGTGGGCCATGTGTATCGTACCTGCTCCGCAAACGAGCACTTTACAATGACATGTCAAGGTAATTAATGCTTTTGATTCTCATATAATGTTTCAAATTTTCTGTTATTTTCTGTTTAAGCAAGCTGTCCTCTTGTTCATCACAGGTATGTTTGTTGTGCTGGTTACATGCCATGTAGTGGCAGGTGTGGTGAAAGTCGTTGCCCTGAACTTTGTCTCGCCACGGAGGTAGGGAATAGTTTGTTTTTGTCAACCAACATGTCTTATTCTATGTAGAAgttatattgaaaaagaaagagtcATCTATAGAAGTTTTAAAGCAGGAAGCAGTCTTGGGTGTTAAaggcttttttttgtttctgaaaTTCTTCCATATTAGCATGTTAGATTCATTTCCCCATGTAAGTTGAAGCAATTTTGAATTAAGATGTGCATCATATAGGTATACCACAAAAATTTGGGTATCTTTCATGGTAATGTTCCTTTGTTGATTCCTAATACCTGGTGAAATATTTATCCTCCATTTAGTTTACTCTAACTAATATGAAATTGGAAGCATCCTTTCTACAATGGTGAACTAGTCAAAGGCAGAATGAAATTGGGATCATCAATATGCTTCTTCATGGATAGGAACTTGAAGATGGTTCTTGACATGCTTTTATGCTCACAATAGTCAACATATTTTAGCTTAACGCAGCCAGACACTGTATTGGAACTATCCACTCTAGTTGGTTTTATGGGTTTAAATAAGCATCAAATGCTTTTATGCCTGCCATGAAACACATTCCTGTAATTATGATGTTAGTAACCCCAGTATCACGTTTGAATTTCCAGGTATTCCTTTGCTTTGGAAATTCAGTGGCCTCTACTCGTTTTATGTTGCAAGATGAATTCAACATTCAGACAACACGGTGTGATAATTGCATTATTGTAtgctccctctctccctctctctcaaaAACACATGTTATTTGTGCTTATTTGCAATCAGTTAACATGTTTCCTCTTCCTTTTCAGGGTTTTATGTTCTGCCTCCAACAAAttgcatgcatattttctatagTTGCGATGATTGTTGGAAGTGGAGATCTTCAAGAGGCTTCTCAGTTGCTATCTTGTTTGGCTGAACTGGTGTACTGCACGTAAGTATTTACTTCGATATCTTATCATTGAATATGCTCAACTTAATTGGTTTGCAGCTGTCTCACTGATTTTGTTGcgtctttttttcccctctggCCAGGGTTTGTGCTTGTATGCAGGTATGTTGTTGATCCACAAAACACCTTATTAACTACTGGTTTTTTGAATGACATCAAATCAGACTGCTAACTGGGTTATTTTTCAGACACAACACAAGGTTGAAATGGACAAAAGAGACGGCATGTTTGGGCCACAACCAGTGATGGCAGTGCCCCCTATTCAGCAGATGTCACGCATTGATCAGCCAATTCCTCCCTCAGTTGGATATCCACCTCAGGGATATGGACAGCCCTATGGTTATCCACCCCAGGCCCAAGGCTACCCTGCAGCAGGCTATCCTCCACCTGCTTATCCTCCATCAAACTACCCGCCCCCTGGCTATCAACCATCTGGCTATCCAAAGTGATCTTTTCACTGTGATAAATGTTGGCTTGCAATCTCAGACAACCATTTCAATGTGGCTAGTATTGGTTTGGAGGTGATAAAATGTTCGAACTTCAGAGTTGAGTGTGAAATGGGAAATAAATGAGCTGGTTCTTATCTTTACTTTGCATGAATATATGAATTGGTAAATTGTGCGTGCGTTGACTGTGCATTAAGACATAGAAATAAGTTGAGTGTGAAATGGGAAATAAATGAGCTGGTTCTTATCTTTACTTTGCATGAGTTTATGAATTGGTAAATTGTGCGTgttattgtgaattttattgccATTATCTCTTAGGACATAATCACTATTTTTCAGGTTGTCTTTCGTATAGTTCTCCATTATATGCTTGGACAAAGTTCTATTCTGTGCATCTGCAAAATTCGGTGCAACTCGCAGCCTGAAGAGTTGCACTTATTTATTCCTTCGCGAGGACTGGAGCTGATTCCTTGTCACATTATGTGAATAAGAGCTGATATTTGGCTATCTAGTAAATGTTATTCTCATTCATTGTTGCTGTAGAAATGATACTTCAAGAAGTAATAGCCTATTACCCTAAGAAAGAAACAAGAGCCTGTTACAAGCTTTTAGTGAGTGTAGAAGCAACAAGGCCGGATAGTTAAGGTGCTGTAGCCAGTAGTTTTTCTGTGCATTTGTTGGATCAAATTCTCTTTCTTGGTGGCTCTTTGCATTGCCTAAACTGTTTTCAAACATATTCATTTTGCTTAAAAAGTGATTTCTCAGTCTTGTTACAAAGGGATTTTCACTTTcagtcccaaaaaaaaaagtaagaagaaaaataagtgtTTGGGCTAGTAAAATGAATGGATGGTTAGCCTCAAACTTACAACCACGCAGTCCAGACCGACTAAAAAGAGGCTCAATTGTACTACAAGAGCTTGAAGGGCTTTCCCATTGTAAACCCGAGAAACAAAATGTTTCGTAGCCTTATTTCGTGAGTCCATAAATCAGATCAAATTTCATCTGTCAACTTttctgtggtttttttttttcaaaattcacaaataaaattacacaagtgagaaaaatatatttagtttataAATATGCAACACAATAAAAACATGGCAATATGtaatcataacaaaaagaatAGTGTGTTTAATtactaaacaaataaatttgcataaataatttaattacaatCCTAGTATGCACTAATGTATAtgattaaacaaacaaaaaaaatatttgtcgaagcattttaaaattgatcaagattttttgtttataaagttTTATTGTTCCTCACTTTGTATAAAAAAGACTTTCTTCAATAAACCTCATATTATTCCAACAATACAACCCTCTTCAGATGCACTTCTAAATAAGATCCGACGAACTAAGAAAATAGTACTAAATAATCTCTCTACAAGGATTGAATCTAAActctagaaaatgaaaaaaaatgtaagatgAAATATAGCTTAAAAAACTAGAAGAGTtaagttgaaaaaatagataaagaaaGTAATGAATTTCTGTACAAAATCTGTTCAAAATAGTGTAGAAAAACCAACCTTTAAATATTCTTCTCCAACCCCTTTTTTATAGAGAATTTAAGGAACTAAAAACGGATGGAATTCTCCCACTAACAACTTTGATTACCCAtcagaaaaccaaaattaaatctgaatttttttttatttaaatcaggtggattttaagctaaaaaatttattcaagtaTTATTGAAAGAGTTCTGAAAAAGCTGATCAAATTCTAATATCATAGACTAGACAAATTGAAAGACATAAGTCTTCATAAATCAAACTCAAGCCTAAATCTCAAttggcaaaaaaatattttgtagcataaaaaattattttataataaatccaAACCCATGCCTTAACCTGGGTCAGTGTGTGCATGTGTGTGAGTTTAAACCTAAAGCTCAATTTACTTAAATCATCTCCCCTCTAAAAACTTGAGTGCTCTTTGAGTCTAATATTAACTCTTCACCTTCCTATTaaataaatcacaataaaatattttttttaatatgggatatAGTTTTTAGAGGGTTTTGAGTTTCATCAAAACATGCCAACTAAGggttattcaaaattaatttttcattcatctatattttttttaaatcatatataaagTTTCATGTTGAATAGCttatattgaatattaaattcCAATAAAGTTTCAACCTCTAAAGTGAGTAGATCTCACTTTTAACTTGGCCTTAAattaaccatgttttttaaacaaattttccaatatttaccatcaccaccaccaccattttatatctaagttagaaaataaacaGGTATTTGAATGAGGGATGACGACCTTGAATTGAACCATTAGGTATGTTCCATAAATGTTAAATTGCTTGTATCCAATATTGGAATTGGTTTATAAAACATGTAATGGGTCTTTTAAAGCCAAATTATATGTTAGGTCTACTTATGTTTGGGGTTAAAACCatgttggattttttaaatcaacataagtattttaatatgaaatattaatatgttttaaaaaaccaattaaaagtGAATGAGAAATTATAGACATTCATGAATTATGTGTATTGGATGGATAGAAAAgtatcaataaaatttattgagttcttttcttcatttgttGTTGGGTTTTCTTAGACATgttctaattttttcttttactccaGAGGTTAAGTTTGATCTTTGTAGAGAGATATTAAGTATAATTCATTTGAGTTCGTTAGATCTTGTTTAAGAATGCATCAAAATAAGATGAAGTTGTTGActtgctggaaaaaaaaatcgcaCCAAGTGAGaagtaaaaaaatcttaaagatAAATGATTGATCCTTgacaataacaacaaaatttcaacttgatgAAATTCTAATACCTTCAATGAGTAAGTGCTTTAcatgcttttattttaaatattatttcaatatatctTTTAGCATGCATATTAGAAGTTAGTTTTAATCTCTTATgtatgatttaatatttattttgtatgtgtACTTGTTTTATGTTATGAttgtaaatttgtaatgaatctataattttacatgattatatataaaataaacattatataTTCACATATCTAGTTTCATGTAGTGATATTGTACAACATACAAATCCCAGTCAACCTCGTGCACCCACTAACTCACAAACTTATCTACAAAAATAGAACTTCACAAGTATAACAATATAAACTCTACAACACACCTACATGATGATGGAACTCAAGCAAATAGCTTATCCAAATTTAGCTAAAACTTGGCATCAACGTAGGTTCACCAACATTTTCTGTCAACAACTATCAAACTTAGATGGCACCAACATTAACAATATTTCTTGAAAGCTCGACATACTTAAAATGAGTACAAATTCTAGAGCTTGTGAAGACACTTTTAGAGCTTGGAATTGCAATATCGTTATGAGAAACATGTCAGAGaaacatgtcaaagaaccatctcaacctaataggttaagctgttaggtgaggtcctaggatattatttatattattctctaatacaccccctcaagtgaaagccctttggatTTGAAACTTGTACAGGCCCACATTACtttgtgcttattttttatcaaataaataggaaaggtaatattcaaacttgtaaccgcttggttatcaagactctgataccatgtcaaagaaccatctcaactcaatagcttaagctgttaggtgaggtcctaagatatgatttatattattttctaacaaaacgAATCCAGACTTTGTAAACTAGAAAGAGAGGAGTAGcagaatatataattttaactttGAAGGACAGGGGATATTTTGTAAGAATACattaaatttttgtaaatttagtaGGATTTTGAGAAACTTTTCGAAAGGAGGCAGTGCCATCCCTAATCACCTCCTAAATTCAACATTCTTGATCTCTATCAAGACTTGATAAAGTACATTTCCAAAATAtccaaatgttaaaatttagaatttttatttaaaaccttgtattaaaaccctaaaaaaaaggttaaaaactaaaagaaggaaaaaaggttaaaaactaaaagaaggaaaaaaggtgAGGCATggttatttgcattatttaatCTAAAACCTGTTAGGCATCCTATGAAACAAGAGCAAATTATTTGTGAAAAAACTCCCAATGAAATTCTTGCAAAATCACTAATTTAAGCTATTTAAATTGTTTCCATATTCGTATGTAATTGTATATTTCTATAAATGTGTCTttttttaagaggaaaaaagaaatataataggAGTTTTGAAAGCTCTTTCAAGAAAGATAGCAAAACTTGGTTTATTCACATCTTTTTCATAGTTGATATTTCTTAAGATAAAAGGGCGTTAGGAGATTTGTGTGACCTTGTGATGCATGTCActccaaaaactatttttttgttttattattgaataatttaaagttttcatttgttttgctcGTTGTGGGTCCTCTGGGCATAGAAATGGtagcataaataaataaaatattatatgtgtATAGAGAAGCCCTAtgtaatgaattaaaatataataccaTTATCTTTTAAGTGATTCTTGTGATAAGAAAACCTTAAATCTTGGGGTCAGTTGAAGGATGACTGGACCACGCGTCGGTTGAGGCTAGCTTTGGGTGCCTTATTATCTCTCTCTATCATCTTAGCATCTCATCTTCATGTGTATATCATTGTTCAAATGTACTTAAATCTTATAAATGAAGAGCGAAGGTGTTGTGGTTACAGGTTTACAACATTTGTTGATGGCATGGTTGTAAATATAAAGATCTAAGTCTCTTAATTTGGTCAACTTGACACTATTTTTTAGTCATTTATTAGGAGCTtcgttaaaattatatttgactgACTCTTAAAATGTAGAAAAACAAGTAATCTAGATacataataattttgttatttcatgTTGTCATAGCTAGAAAATATACAATTCAAAAGGACAAAGTCTTAATTTGTTCAAATCTTATCTCAATTAGTCCTTTAtgaatgggattttttttatgccaCGTCTATATTGGTGCTTAAGAGATGTATTATGACTCCactagaaaattgaaaaataaatagtggAAAtactaatgaaaaatatttcatcattaTTTATGGACATAAATTATGATGGAGAATTTATATCTATAATTTCCGACGGaaacaatgataaaacaaaaaaatatatacatgagTTGTTGAGTTGGATATGCAAGTACCAAAGttaattttggatgaaattgaGTTAGATATTAAGTTTAcaagttcaattaaaagaaGTTTCTTTTTGTTCTCGTTGTTAATTAATTGATCTAAGAACTCATATAGATATAATACTTGCTTTTGTTTTAAGCCAGGTATAATTT from the Populus nigra chromosome 1, ddPopNigr1.1, whole genome shotgun sequence genome contains:
- the LOC133684085 gene encoding uncharacterized protein LOC133684085, with translation MASQEHLDKMQLRQNYRNLWHTDLMGTIQADAPYCCLACWCGPCVSYLLRKRALYNDMSRYVCCAGYMPCSGRCGESRCPELCLATEVFLCFGNSVASTRFMLQDEFNIQTTRCDNCIIGFMFCLQQIACIFSIVAMIVGSGDLQEASQLLSCLAELVYCTVCACMQTQHKVEMDKRDGMFGPQPVMAVPPIQQMSRIDQPIPPSVGYPPQGYGQPYGYPPQAQGYPAAGYPPPAYPPSNYPPPGYQPSGYPK